Genomic window (Vigna radiata var. radiata cultivar VC1973A chromosome 1, Vradiata_ver6, whole genome shotgun sequence):
CTCTTCAGAagaattatgattattttcttgATCTATTTTTTGTTCGGTGGGTAATAGGTATTCTTGAAAGGTTGGCATTCGACGAAACCCTTTCCTCTATTGAATAAATAGTTTTCCGATTATAAGATAAGGGAAGCttgtaatttattatgattcttTGTTACGAATGGTTGTATGCCTCGATGATAATATGTTGATGAATTGAGTGATGTCGTGATATTACATGTTTGTTTCTATGAGTAATGTTTGTTACTGGCAAGAACAGGGTAGTGAATGGGGTGGTCTGAACTCTACTAAATTCTGAAGAATTTTGTATCTGTGACCGAGGGTCATTTATGATCGTTTGGTTTCTCTCCTAGGATGTTCGGTCTTAACCGAATTCTCTTTCTGAAGAGAGTTCAGTTGATGACTGATCGGTCTTCTATTAGTagtatgttaaaaatattcGGTTAATTAAGGTTCTATGAGTTTCCTTTTTAGTTAGTTTAGTTAAGACTTTTAAATCAAGTTAGGTCAGTTTAGGGTCGGCTTTAAACGTATATTTTATCCATAATGAATGCTCGGTCTTAAATTAGTAATCGATCTCTCGAAGAAGTGTTTGGTCTTGTACTAACACTCCGTCTTTTAAAGAGTGTGCGGTATTGTACTAGCGCTCGGTCTActaaagagtgttcggtcttgtactaacaCTCAGTTTCTTGAAGAGAACTTAGTTTTGTGGTCTAAGAGCTCAGTCAAAGCTCTAAGTGTTCTACCCTAGTTCTAAGTGTTCGACCCTAGCTCcaaagtgttcggccttagTTCCAAAGTGTTCGACCAAAGTTCCAAAGCGTTCGGCCTAAGCTCAGAATGCTCGACCTAAGGTATAAATAGTATGTTAAGCTTTTAGTATTCGGCTCCAATTGGAGCTATCCTGTTACTTGACCGTTCGATCTCGATTCTTGAGTTGAGGTTGTTCCTACCGTTCGGTCATGTTCCTAAGTTAAGGGAGTTTCCTCTCGTTTGGAATTATACAAAGATTTTTGAAATCTCTTCTTCTCGGTTTTATTCCAGGATGGGAATGGTTTTACTTGTTTGgtgatttttattaaacatgttaTGAAAGAAAAGTATGATGTTAATGATGCATGGTTTGATAATTCTGATGAAATGCGAAAGTATTATGTGATTTTATAATATGGAATTGAActgagaattccaaggaggaatgtctcggTGGTTGGTTGTAATGTGGTAATAGTATGAATATGGTCAGCTTTGTAGTGGACGTTCATGCTGACATTCCAATGGTCACCaagtctcaagtagagaatggtGGCGCATGTGGTGGGAATAGTAGGAGGTCTAGTCGCGTTAGCTTGGTGTTCCAGCTAACGGACTAAACTCATGTGTAGTTTGTGGTTTTCCAGCTACAATGAAGGATGAAGGGCTAACCTCGTGTGACGGCTTGCGGTTTTCCAGCCTTTGGTATTCGTGTGGTGTTCCGATTTACCTTTCTACGGGTGCAAGAACGACCGTAGCTACATAAttcatacagtccggacagTCAGTGTGGAATGGTTGggaattatattattataagtttataCGTTGGGTCATTTCCTGGAATATTTGTATGACGAGTGTATGAATGGATACGTTGTTTTGATTATTCGCAAACTCTTTTTAAATGatttgtttgattgaattaattaaattacataaacttACCCTTATTTCCTGTCTTGTCTTTCATTGTCCTTTCGGTCGTTCtgttcactgcaatgatcattctATGAATGTGAGTAGAAGGGGTTGAAGATTCATTTGAGGAAGCCTTGCAGACCGAGCAACCTGAAGATagtgtaggaccgttcggtccatAGGCTAGGTTTTCATGTTCTATTGAAAAGATTGTTCGGTCTAACTTGTCTTTTGTATAACCGTTCGGTATAAGTTAGTCTAGAATCGTTTGGTTTAAGTTCGTAAAACTTTATCAGGCATTCCTTTCTTGTACAGTTTAAATTTCTGggataatttatatatattcctACTTTGTATTTATGACTCATCTCactgttctatcatattattattgataactCCTGGATATATGTATAgttaaatctatatttattgggatgttacattgtATAATTTGTATTGCAAAAGTACATTTAATAATGTACTACCTGTAATACagatttaaaactattttaaattttataattcataatacaaaattaaattatagattatataatatgtgatacaaatttgaatatttaaatagaaattatattCTAGATTGTACATTCGTGTTCATAAGTTTTTCccataaagaaaacattaatcTCCATAGACTTGGTGTgattatgaaaaataagattGTATGCAATTGAGAGAGCATTTTAATTGTCAcacaaaagaaaatgcaaaaaataTGTGAACACAAATCATGTTAatcatctttatatatatttgtgtttaaGTATActtttttgagatttttttaggtattattatttgtttctatATGTAAGAATGATAAGTGGATTGATATGTTCCGTTTTGACTCGTCTTATATTTGACCAGGAATGACTAAATAATATGATTTCATTCtaattcttttagttttttatacaaattgatTGGACGCACGTATCAACAAAGCGataaaagagacaaaataaatttagaaaaaaatacacatataCTACTGTacataatgatataataaacaatattcTCACATGTGacctttatataaatttataaaaaaaaaaattgaaagattcTTATATgcatttataaagaaaatttaaaattaaataaaactaaactacatcacaataataataaaagtaatatctTAAAttgcttttacttttttatttttataattttgatattgagACATGAAAACTAAGCCTCCTCTAATATTTTTGATCCAACAACTCATTCATATGctttaaattatcttttcttGGAACTTGTATTTTAGGGTGGTGCTGAGACTTTTGACACTTTTATAAACCAACCATATTAgttgaatataatattaaaattgaagcTCATCAATAATGTGCTTGTTGTGTCTGaagtaaatttgttttgttCGATTATGTGGTTTTCATGTTATGATGTTCCTTGTCATAGGATTTCGTAAGAGGTGATAAAAGATTTTGAAGGAttcaatattttactttatattctttttattattatataaagaaattctagtaaaacttgaaaaatataaGGGATTTATCTAATTAGGATGATTATTCAATTGGTTGTGGTTATcaagattaaattaatataaatttttgtgcatttcttctttcctctttctttattattatttcagcATATTATCTTAATATGGTACATTATTGGTTCTGAAATAATTTCCAGAAAAGATCTGAATCCTAAATTTAATTGAACTAATATGatttgattcttaatttttaaaagatttatggtattttaatttgtcatcCTTTTGAACTCAATCCTTTATTTTAACCGCTCTTgacacaagagagaaaaagagataaaagaaacaataaatttatgaaattatatattaaatctaaatattacattaatatacacatatataattgaattgTAATCTTGTAatcttttattgtatttttattaattaatagttaaaataaattttattttaaaataataaattccaGTAATAAGATTTACATGATTATGCAGTTTATGGACAAAAAGACATTCCAGTTTTACAGCAAGCTTGCAAGACTTCAAGGAGGTTAACATTCCAGTTTATACATGGTTGTTCAATAAATCTACATGATTATGGGTTGTGATTAAGGTTAGCTTAATAAAAACTTActtcaaaacttataaatataaaaataaagtaaagaaaatatgatTGTATTTATTGAGTATTCAAGACTTAATTCTAATAATCGATAGATATAACTAAAAACTGATTTGAATGTCAGATACCTTTTAAGAGGGATCCACTCATTCGGATTTAGACTTTTACATAAGAGGATTCATGAGAATAAGTGGTTTAAAGAGTAAAGATATAATTCTCCAGCTTACTAATGGAAACGACATAAAAGTTCCtttcttacaaaaataatcATCCTCTTAGATAAATAACCACCACATGTTATCTGTTTTATTATCATTTCTTGCAACTTGTGTCTAGTGTTCCAggcttttaaaacttttataaatcaATCCACACTGATTCTCACGTTATTTTCCAAGGAATCATGAAACATTTGGAATTCCATGCTGTTTTGCTTTTGTCAATCTTTGTGGGAATTGGCTTAGCTTATCCCACAGAAGATCAGTTAAAGGATAGGATTACCAAGCTGCCAGGACAGCCAGAGAACGTGTTTCTTTCTCAGTATTCGGGCTATGTGACTGTGAATGAGGAAGCTGGAAGAGCTTTGTTTTATTGGCTGGTAGAGACAGAAGAAGCTAATACTTCAAAGCCACTTGTTTTGTGGCTTAATGGTGGTCCTGGATGCTCCTCTATTGCTTATGGAGCGGCTGAAGAAATTGGTCCTTTTCGAATCAATCCTGATGGCAAATCACTTTACTCCAATCCTTATGCTTGGAACAAATGTAAGAcagtttttttctcttttttcgaTTTTTTATCTCTTCCTACAATATGTTTACATTGTCCTTTCTCTTCCTGCAGTGGCAAATATACTCTTCCTCGATTCTCCTGCTGGTGTTGGATTTTCATATTCCAATACCACATCAGATCTGTACACAGCAGGTGACCAGAAAACAGGTATGCAGTTGTATCGTTTGCGAAAATGCTTGCTTGCTGATGGAGGATATATAActcatttattttaagttttgccTGTTTTGTTCATGTTGAAAGTTCTTACCCAActacaaataaagttaatttaaatttgcaGCTGAAGATGCATATACATTCCTTGTTAATTGGCTCGAAAGGTTTCCTCAGTACAAGCATAGAGATTTCTACATTGCCGGAGAAAGTTATGCAGGTCCCCTTTCATCAGTAAAATCAATACTAGTTTTCCTCCTAATTAAGAATTTCCCTTCCAGAACTGTTAACTGAAAGCTTTACAAACTCATTTCAGGTCACTATGTTCCTCAGCTGTCTCAAGTCATTTATCGCAAAAATAAAGGAATCGAGAACCCAGATATAAATTTCAAGGGGTTTATGGTAAGCTTGTAGCATTCATGATCTATGGCAATGAAATATGAAACAGTGCTTTAAAAAATCTTGAAAATCTTCAATTGAGTGTGGTTTTTTCTGTGATAACTATCAGGTTGGAAATGCTGTAATAGATGATTACTATGACTACATTGGAACATTTGAGTACTGGTGGGTCAATGGTTTGATTTCAGATGACACATATAAACGGCTGAGAATTGCGTGCGAGTTTGATTCTTCTCTGCATCGACCACAGAATTGTGGGATAGCTTTTGCCATTGCAAGTATTGAGCAGGGAAACATTGATCCATATAGCATTTATACTCCTGTGTGCAATGCTACAGCTGCAACACTCAAACCCCATTTAAGGGGTCCCTTGGtaagtattaaaataagtaTTCCAGGACAAAATAAATGCAATGTTTTTTTCCTTATGAAAATCTTTGTCTAAATAAATCTGTATAAATTTACCTAATAACATAACATGTTATTTTAGTTtccaaaaagaaaagtaatataGTTTTAGAGACACCATTTTTATTGCCAGAGTTTTTATATGATTTCTTCATGATTTAATTGTTtcacttgattttctttttttaaggttttttaaaaattttattcgaataagaaattttataagacaaatattttaattaactttttcttttgattattgatatttttaagatataaaaatctggttttttgtttgtaatctaaagtattaaattttataacatatttagataatagtaaaatattataagaattaGGTATTAATCTTACAATGTTAATGATACTAGAAtctaatgtttatatattataaatgaccAAAGCTTCAGAAATTATTAAGGTGGACCAAAAGATTTACAATTTTTGTGAAAGATATGGAGCTAGCAATAATGGGAGAAGCATGCTTTTGAGTAGAAAATGACAAAGTAGGAAAAGGAAGTGGAAGTGAGTggttttaaacaataaaaacgtGTGAAAAAAACAACTATGATGGAGActcatgttataaaaaaaatgaaactaagtgataataataattattaataatcataaacaataataaaataatattatagtaaagaatgtctctttttttttcatttttctttaaataaataattttcgtTATTCTATTTATCTTTCCTTCCTATTTATCATAAAAGAAAGACAGGAAACATTATCTagtattttattagtaaaaatattcacgcatttttattctaaaataaatagtaatttacaagaataaaataattattatagtttattaaaaaataaatttaaattaataattaattaacagataaaaattaaaatataaatattatttaaaagaatataaattttttatataaatataaatattttatttgaattaacttatgaaaaagttaaaacacaaataattttaatggtATTCACGTGCTGCTACGTCTCTatcaaaattaagatttttggGGAGTGTCGTATCCAGAACGTGTCCAGCAACATCACGGGTGTTTGTTTATAGAAGATtaagagttttattttaataatttataatttattaaatatattatatattttaaaaataaaaaattaaatttaactgaAAAATAGCatttatatgtattatatatatatagatttaaaTGGAAAATAGATTCATCTGTACTTAGATTGCAGTATATACATTTTGTTCCTGTACTTTTAATGTTATGTACTAAGATTtcggtttttatttttaatttatgtatgaaGTATTTTTGTGATATTCTAATAtagcaaatatatataaatagacatcatcaaatataatattgaaaagtAGTTAGACAAGTATTTAGAGTAATAGGATTACAGTTAAGTTATCTTTTTGTAAAggttagaaatttaaaactttaaacttaacagagtatttcaaaatacaaagagTTAGATCTAAAAACCTTACGACTATTTCAAAATAGTATTAAGTCAATTGAGGAGACCTAAGGAATTATGTTGcagtattgtcttcctccaatACATGCTCCAAAGGGATCTCATTTACCTTTACTCACATCCAAGtgggtgatcattgcaaaaggaaaACAACATACAAGCAAGACtcaaaacacaaacaagcaagggtgagctaatcaTATAAAAAGCATACAACATAACAACATGTACATACAAGAGTTAACTTCAATCAAGCAAGATAAAATACATGTCCTAACATGTTATATTCTAGACTTAACTTGTccagactttagaatgatagtcgagctatgacgGGTCTTGCACTCGTGGTGACTTATGATACTTGGGTTcccaccctaccacactcacgaggttagcctgtttcgggccttgaggcatactggaagCCCCCAAAACTAAGACCTCTTGTTattcctcaccacatggttcaatcctctctattaCGTGAGAAGAAGGACCATTGAAGTTTCAGGATGACCCCTAAGATCGAGCTCCTACTTTTATtctaaacactaagaatctcaccaagaaaTTCTACATCTTGAAACTTGATTTACCACTTGAATCGTAATTCACTACTTTAAAGTCATGCACCACAACATACAGGGTCCAATTCCACATAATGATACCATGGATACATAAGCATGCTACACACATAAACTGGATATCCTTAAACAAATtgcaaagcaaaacaaaataaaagagaattgAACTAGAGATGGCGTTTTTCGCACAGCGCATCTTAGTCGCACAGCGAGCCCAGGTTGGTTTGCATAGCGCACACACATATTTGCCTTGCGAATTAATCTAGCAGGGGCTCCCCATGCTAGCACCAGTCGCATAGCGACAGGATTTGCCTTACAAATCCACTAGGCAGAGAGCAATACTCTTTGGTCATTCGCAAAGCACACCTGCTCGCATAACGAATGACCCAAGGCAGAAAGCACTCCCCTGCATGGACTCGCTATGCGAAATAATTCGCATAACAattctgcataatctgcagaatGCCCAAACTACAGATTATGCCCACTCACACCCTCTTTGCCAATTTTAGACTCTTTCCCCAATTTCTAAGATCCCTATTTCGTGATGTAGACCTAATTGAACTTGATTAACTGATTTTAAACGCTCCTATGGTGATTCTAAAGTGATTACTACTTAAGTTCATCATCAAATATCTAGTTTCCACAACTTAGGGTCTCAATTCTCATTCTACCAATTCTAACAGGTTTTAGTTCAGTTTTAAGCGCCCAACAAGTCACATTTTGCCTATTAGGACTATCCAAACAGCTCAATTTCTCTCCAGACCCCAATTGCCCAAAATCATTACCTTACTTCCCTTAAGGTGACCTAAAACGTTACCCAATTTCTTAATTTCTCATCTAAACAACACCGCAACATAATTTCCACTCCCAAGCACTATCAATATGTCCAATTACAACAACTAATTGCATACAATTCACTTTATATGCATTACATTATAGTTTCACAAAATTCCATGACACAGTTTATACAACTCAATGCACTTAAAAACGAGCACGAAATCAAAAC
Coding sequences:
- the LOC106771456 gene encoding serine carboxypeptidase-like 26 — translated: MKHLEFHAVLLLSIFVGIGLAYPTEDQLKDRITKLPGQPENVFLSQYSGYVTVNEEAGRALFYWLVETEEANTSKPLVLWLNGGPGCSSIAYGAAEEIGPFRINPDGKSLYSNPYAWNKLANILFLDSPAGVGFSYSNTTSDLYTAGDQKTAEDAYTFLVNWLERFPQYKHRDFYIAGESYAGHYVPQLSQVIYRKNKGIENPDINFKGFMVGNAVIDDYYDYIGTFEYWWVNGLISDDTYKRLRIACEFDSSLHRPQNCGIAFAIASIEQGNIDPYSIYTPVCNATAATLKPHLRGPLGRLYGAFDPCTSTYSEVYFNRPDVQKALHANVTGIPYSWTACNYIVVRNWGDSPLSMLPIYQEILDAGLRIWVYSGNTDSVVPVTASRYSIASLNLPTIINWYPWNDNGEVGGWSQVYEGLTFVAVRGAGHEVPLHRPRQAFTLFKSFLENKNLPFSTLTTQSLNHKRSVRPKRKITMPSSMHHFPS